The stretch of DNA CGGATTCAGGAAGAATTTGCCAGTGCGTTTCGGACAGAATATGCAGACAAAGATCACTGCCCATGTCAGAAAGCCTGCCGTTATCATGGCAACTGTAAAGAATGTGTTGCCATTCACCGGGCACATCAGGAGCATGTACCGAACTGCATGCGTCCGATGATCAATGCCAAATTGCGCATCCTTTCAGAACTGACAGAGCATACGATCGCCAATGAGATCGAACCGCCAAAAGAAATCCTGCGGAAAAGGTAAGGAGCATAAAAACGTATGATTAATTGCATAATTGTAGGTCTTGGTGGTTTTTTAGGCGCGTGCTGCGCTATCTGATCGGGTTGCTTCCGCAGAAGAGACGGGCAAGGACAGAAAAGAGGTATTGACAGATTTTCTATGTTCAAAGACAGGAAAAGCACTGTATGATGAGAAAACAAAGCTGTGGTGTAATGGTCCGGCATATATAGCTGAATTGTATAGGGAAGAATTAAAAAAAACAGGATATCATATTTGAAATGAATGCATATCCGGATGGTGTTGAATATTGGAACACAGAGAACGTTCCCACCGGCTGAACAGTAAAATCGTTATCTCAGAACCGCAGGAGAAAGACGGAACAGAAAATTACCGCCGTACTCCTGAAACGGTCACAATGGAAATTCATCTCGAGCCAGTATTTTCTCATAAAAGACATAAAACAGTTGATATCCGGTTATGAGCAAGCAACGAAGCGGATCGGATCGCAAATATCCGCCTGACTTAGCTCCGAACTTACAATTCTACGTCAAGTTGCTGCTCCTCAATATGATGGCGCTTTGCATAGCCGGTGAGCATCAGTGTCAGCGCACCGTCGCCGGTCACGTTGCATGCAGTTCCGAAGCTGTCCTGCAGTGCAAAGATGGTAAGCATCAGTGCAGTGCCGGAGCTGTCGAATTTCAGTATTCCGGTGATGATACCAAGGGATGCCATGACGGTTCCGCCGGGAACGCCGGGAGCTCCGATGGCAAAGATACCCAGAAGAAGGCAGAACAGAACCATGGTACCCGGTGTGGGAACGGAGCCGTACAGGATCTTTGAAATCGCCATACAGAAGAAAACCTCTGTCAGGACGGAACCACAGAGATGGATGTTTGCAAAAAGAGGGATCCCGAAGCTGACAAGATCCTTGCGGAGCGGTTTGGCTTTGGAGGCACACTGCAGTGCAACGGCCAGTGTGGCAGCAGA from Blautia sp. SC05B48 encodes:
- a CDS encoding LPS biosynthesis protein, which translates into the protein MIIDGNETEKHAMQEFHKGNRAEGLRIQEEFASAFRTEYADKDHCPCQKACRYHGNCKECVAIHRAHQEHVPNCMRPMINAKLRILSELTEHTIANEIEPPKEILRKR